One part of the Candidatus Zymogenus saltonus genome encodes these proteins:
- a CDS encoding V-type ATP synthase subunit A produces MEKGIITKVSGPLVVADKMSTSKMFDVVKVSDEGLIGEIIELHGDKAFIQVYEETGGIGPGDPVYPTSMPLSVELGPGLTTSIYDGIQRPLSVIKDAVGDYITRGVEAMALDREKVWDFVATAKEGDEVEPGDILGEVRETVAVVQKILVPPNVSGKIKMIKSGQYKVEDVVCEVKTEEGNESITMMQKWPVRVPRPYKRKIKPDKLLTTGQRVVDAFFPLAKGGTACVPGPFGSGKTVIQHQLAKWADAEVIVYIGCGERGNEMTDVLQEFPHLKDPKTGEALINRTVLVANTSNMPVAAREASVYTGITIAEYFRDMGYSVAVMADSTSRWAEAMREISGRLEEMPGEEGYPAYLGTRIAEFYERSGRVITLGSGNREGSLSTIGAVSPPGGDLSDPVVQATLRVVKVFWSLEDKLAYQRHFPAISWLNSYSLYHENIEQNLREEVAEDIVEVRQEAMKILQEEAELAEIVKLVGVDSLSDNDRLTLETARSLREDFLHQNAFHEVDSYCSSSKMTNIMKLILFLHHNSKEALEKGISFDGIANMKVKEEIARAKYVPEGKAGEIEKIKNAITSELELISQTYAKDEIYM; encoded by the coding sequence ATGGAAAAGGGAATAATTACCAAAGTGTCCGGGCCCCTGGTGGTTGCGGATAAGATGAGCACGTCAAAGATGTTTGACGTGGTGAAGGTAAGCGATGAAGGATTAATAGGAGAGATTATCGAGCTTCACGGGGACAAGGCGTTTATTCAGGTCTACGAGGAGACCGGGGGGATAGGCCCGGGAGACCCCGTGTATCCGACCAGCATGCCCCTTTCGGTGGAGCTTGGCCCCGGGCTGACCACATCCATCTACGACGGGATTCAGCGTCCCTTAAGCGTCATCAAGGACGCGGTGGGCGACTACATAACCCGAGGCGTGGAGGCAATGGCCTTAGACAGGGAAAAGGTCTGGGATTTCGTCGCCACGGCGAAGGAAGGCGATGAGGTCGAGCCGGGGGATATCCTGGGCGAGGTAAGAGAGACCGTGGCCGTCGTACAAAAAATCCTCGTTCCGCCGAACGTTTCCGGCAAGATCAAGATGATCAAGTCGGGCCAGTACAAGGTCGAGGACGTGGTATGCGAGGTAAAGACCGAAGAGGGGAATGAATCGATCACCATGATGCAGAAGTGGCCGGTTCGCGTCCCGAGGCCCTACAAGAGGAAGATCAAGCCGGACAAGCTTCTGACCACGGGTCAGAGGGTCGTGGACGCATTCTTCCCGCTGGCCAAGGGGGGAACGGCCTGCGTGCCCGGCCCCTTCGGGAGCGGAAAGACGGTTATCCAGCACCAGCTGGCAAAGTGGGCCGACGCAGAGGTGATCGTCTACATCGGCTGCGGCGAGCGGGGAAACGAGATGACCGACGTCCTCCAGGAGTTCCCCCACCTCAAAGACCCGAAGACGGGAGAGGCCTTGATCAACAGGACGGTCCTCGTGGCTAATACCTCGAACATGCCGGTGGCCGCAAGGGAGGCCTCCGTGTACACCGGAATCACCATAGCCGAGTACTTCAGGGACATGGGATACTCCGTGGCGGTAATGGCCGATTCCACGTCCCGCTGGGCGGAGGCTATGAGGGAGATATCGGGACGCCTCGAGGAGATGCCCGGCGAGGAGGGCTACCCCGCATACCTCGGAACCAGGATAGCGGAGTTCTACGAGCGTTCCGGAAGGGTGATAACGCTCGGCTCAGGAAACAGGGAGGGGAGCCTCTCGACCATCGGGGCCGTGTCCCCGCCCGGAGGAGACCTCTCCGACCCGGTCGTTCAGGCCACCTTAAGGGTCGTCAAGGTCTTCTGGAGCCTCGAGGACAAGCTGGCCTACCAGCGCCACTTTCCCGCGATCAGCTGGCTAAACAGCTACTCACTCTACCATGAAAACATCGAGCAGAACCTGAGGGAGGAGGTCGCCGAGGACATCGTGGAGGTAAGACAGGAGGCGATGAAGATCCTGCAGGAGGAGGCGGAGCTCGCCGAGATAGTAAAGCTCGTGGGCGTAGACTCGCTGTCGGACAACGACAGGCTTACCCTCGAGACCGCAAGGTCGTTGAGGGAGGATTTTCTCCACCAGAACGCCTTCCACGAGGTCGACAGCTACTGCTCGTCGAGCAAGATGACCAACATCATGAAGCTTATCCTCTTCCTCCACCACAACTCAAAGGAGGCCCTCGAAAAGGGCATATCATTCGATGGGATTGCAAACATGAAGGTAAAGGAGGAGATTGCGAGAGCCAAGTATGTCCCCGAAGGGAAGGCCGGGGAGATAGAAAAGATAAAAAACGCCATTACCAGCGAGCTCGAGTTGATTTCTCAGACCTACGCCAAAGACGAGATATATATGTAG
- a CDS encoding V-type ATP synthase subunit F (produces ATP from ADP in the presence of a proton gradient across the membrane; the F subunit is part of the catalytic core of the ATP synthase complex) codes for MSDGKVEVAVIGDRDSVLGFSALGVAVMTPAPDKVREAVVKAVKDEVMVLFITERMAETVSDLLEDLSERPFPTVVTIPDASGSMGLGLKKLDDIIVRAVGSHISSKEDEEETG; via the coding sequence ATGTCTGATGGTAAGGTAGAGGTGGCGGTCATAGGGGACAGGGATTCCGTGCTCGGATTTTCCGCCCTTGGAGTCGCCGTTATGACGCCGGCGCCCGATAAGGTCAGGGAGGCCGTTGTCAAGGCGGTAAAGGATGAGGTCATGGTCCTCTTTATCACGGAGAGAATGGCTGAGACCGTCTCCGACCTCTTGGAAGACCTTTCCGAGAGGCCGTTTCCGACCGTTGTCACAATTCCCGACGCATCGGGAAGCATGGGATTGGGGCTTAAGAAGCTGGACGATATTATCGTGAGGGCCGTGGGCTCCCATATATCGTCCAAGGAGGACGAAGAGGAAACCGGCTGA
- a CDS encoding V-type ATPase subunit, with protein MIENGLDLDNNVPFGDWKWGSDPRYAYAAGYIRSIEVRMIAPDRYLRFAEARGVEDIFSMLGDTDYAKVYQEDIGGLYEFDTNVMLREEEERIKGIINELTKDKDITDLLFLRNDFFNLKLALKEIFGEKEQGNAYSRLGLFSADMIFQEAKEPEQSKELENYLRNTAVEAKKAYEASANPMDIDIVVDRAMFKYIIDKVKEARLLFFYKLLTMEVDITNILTFFRARWQEEPQPVFTRGFIEDGGLPLAYFSDLYLRELDGIETIFSNTEYGDFVGEGVPYLKGENSFFRFEAMINNEFTRVIERTKLLNFGIEIILAYHYQKMMEIKKLRTVFIAKENNLSAQDIKMRLGYV; from the coding sequence ATGATTGAAAATGGTTTAGACCTCGATAACAACGTCCCCTTTGGCGACTGGAAGTGGGGAAGCGACCCGAGATACGCCTACGCCGCGGGGTATATCCGCTCGATAGAGGTTCGCATGATAGCCCCGGATCGCTATCTCCGCTTTGCAGAGGCAAGAGGCGTTGAAGACATCTTCTCCATGCTTGGGGATACCGATTACGCCAAGGTGTATCAGGAAGACATCGGCGGCCTCTATGAGTTCGATACCAATGTAATGTTGAGGGAGGAGGAGGAGAGGATAAAGGGGATAATCAACGAGCTTACAAAGGACAAAGACATAACCGATCTCCTCTTTTTGCGGAACGATTTTTTCAACCTAAAGCTGGCCCTGAAAGAGATCTTCGGAGAAAAGGAGCAGGGGAATGCCTATTCACGACTTGGGCTTTTCTCGGCGGATATGATTTTTCAGGAGGCGAAAGAGCCGGAACAGTCCAAGGAGCTGGAAAACTATTTAAGAAATACGGCGGTTGAGGCTAAGAAGGCCTACGAGGCCTCGGCCAATCCCATGGATATCGATATTGTCGTCGACAGGGCCATGTTCAAATATATCATCGATAAGGTCAAAGAGGCCAGGCTCCTATTCTTCTACAAGCTCCTGACCATGGAGGTGGATATCACCAATATCCTCACATTTTTTAGGGCCAGGTGGCAGGAAGAGCCGCAGCCGGTGTTCACCAGGGGCTTTATCGAGGACGGCGGGCTCCCCCTGGCCTATTTCAGCGACCTTTACTTGAGGGAGCTCGACGGAATAGAGACGATATTTTCAAACACCGAGTACGGCGATTTTGTCGGAGAGGGCGTTCCCTACCTGAAAGGGGAGAACTCCTTCTTCCGCTTCGAGGCCATGATAAATAACGAGTTTACAAGGGTGATCGAAAGGACCAAGCTCCTGAACTTCGGAATCGAGATTATCCTCGCGTACCATTACCAGAAGATGATGGAGATAAAGAAGTTGAGGACCGTGTTTATCGCCAAGGAGAACAATTTGTCCGCACAAGATATAAAGATGAGGCTGGGATATGTCTGA
- a CDS encoding V-type ATP synthase subunit E produces the protein MSLDNIVKKIIDEARKTADGVNKGADEELDRLRGKFSSEERQLKDDAVKRAKVDAEEIVRRRVSSARLEGRKRVLGQKEMILNEVFTEAKNGLLNLPEDRYLNLLTELVVKHGAVGDEVIMLSPKDASRLKGNLKAWNNDLNERLKKEGFKGEVRVTDETRDIDGGLVLSKGRTEINLSLDVLLSELRLTLEGELMEILFG, from the coding sequence ATGTCCCTTGATAATATTGTCAAAAAGATCATAGACGAGGCCCGGAAAACCGCCGATGGTGTGAACAAAGGGGCCGATGAGGAGCTCGATCGCCTGAGGGGTAAGTTTTCGAGCGAGGAAAGGCAGCTCAAGGATGATGCCGTAAAGAGGGCAAAGGTGGACGCCGAAGAGATCGTGAGGAGAAGGGTCTCCTCGGCGAGGCTCGAGGGCAGAAAACGCGTCCTTGGCCAAAAGGAGATGATCCTAAACGAGGTCTTCACCGAGGCCAAGAATGGCCTCCTTAACCTCCCGGAGGATCGATACCTCAACCTTCTTACGGAGCTGGTCGTGAAACACGGCGCCGTGGGAGACGAGGTGATAATGCTGTCGCCGAAGGATGCATCCCGCCTCAAAGGCAATCTGAAGGCGTGGAACAATGACCTCAACGAAAGGCTGAAAAAAGAGGGTTTCAAGGGGGAGGTAAGGGTTACCGACGAGACCAGGGATATCGATGGGGGCCTTGTCCTCTCAAAGGGGAGAACGGAGATAAACCTGAGTCTTGATGTGCTCCTCTCGGAGTTGAGACTGACACTCGAAGGGGAGTTGATGGAGATCCTGTTCGGCTGA
- a CDS encoding V-type ATP synthase subunit K, translating into MYLLTVPEWSLPILGAAISVIFGGFGSAIGIGYAAQVANGVLAEDPDKFGNLLILVALPGTQGIYGFLGAFLILNAVGLIGGPEEGMMYDLSMSQAWMVMFAGLSTGLSGWISGINQGKVCATGVSMAAKRPDAMMRAVIYGAMVETYAILGLLITILMLNGITIKQIPIP; encoded by the coding sequence CGCCGCTATTTCGGTAATATTCGGCGGATTTGGCTCGGCCATAGGCATCGGCTATGCGGCCCAGGTGGCCAACGGCGTTCTCGCCGAAGACCCGGACAAGTTCGGAAACCTCTTGATCCTCGTGGCGCTTCCAGGGACCCAGGGTATATACGGCTTTTTGGGCGCCTTCTTGATCCTGAACGCCGTCGGGCTGATCGGCGGCCCCGAGGAAGGAATGATGTACGACCTGTCTATGAGTCAGGCCTGGATGGTCATGTTCGCCGGCCTATCGACCGGTCTGTCCGGCTGGATTTCAGGGATAAACCAGGGCAAGGTCTGCGCCACCGGTGTCAGCATGGCCGCAAAGCGTCCCGATGCTATGATGAGGGCAGTCATCTACGGCGCCATGGTTGAGACATACGCCATTCTGGGACTCCTTATAACCATACTGATGCTCAACGGTATCACGATAAAGCAGATTCCGATACCTTAA